From a single Ursus arctos isolate Adak ecotype North America unplaced genomic scaffold, UrsArc2.0 scaffold_34, whole genome shotgun sequence genomic region:
- the CCDC157 gene encoding coiled-coil domain-containing protein 157 — MAHLLGSQSCMDSLRKDLTDLQGAIVDVFSHAGPVRFPSWKFPDRVACDLDMVALLEHYDHVPGDPEFTQLSHAVLLELVIDRLLLLLQSCTSYLENLGSEQTMPPTRAVGPCMSVGLTVRRFWNSLLRLGVIYQQAAPQKRVNQGENLTSKPTAKGEPARSPEFVTAKFLKPPSPTPGLPQTCQELDSLPVRVSLQCPARTAKNSRSVHSQTVETALVPCDACTSVQGSLREVGKVLVSLCQSQNLPSSLGQFQQLVQDSMGLRPLPAATMGHWAAEQSKDLTRLSKHVGALTQLIGPLRAQLEEAEGQKEGLKQQVGQLEQALQQEQGEQRRQADEAARQLAECERHKQQLRTETHDLKTKVATLEGELKQKQESMQAVETKARQLQEEAERGAEAERQVRQLEEQVQLLTGQLDGASQQIRWASTELDKEKARVDSMVRHQESLQSKQRALLQQLDRLDQEHEELRGSLDEAEAQRAEVEEQLQSVQSERKQGQSQLLAQQELLQSLQREKQGLEQATTDLQLTISELERELVELRERERLLVAFPDLHRPIEAQIPKAALAGRGNRDYVPAGSGNVTDDMERQVQANDIRIRVLQEENGRLRSMLSKIREAAQQGSLKLIPQDQLWAPPSKGIQGAVPLAQAQNTSPGPRGRRHLPSSRTASAGRTLPCQLRASPPQQSCSQPGRSSLEDMTHSTNCAQNPIRALARLRRRLSPGQGQASPAYQPQERPM, encoded by the exons ATGGCGCACCTGCTGGGCAGCCAGTCCTGCATGGACAGTCTGCGCAAGGACCTTACCGACCTGCAGGGCGCCATCGTGGACGTGTTCTCTCACGCCGGGCCTGTGCGCTTCCCCTCCTGGAAGTTCCCTGACCGTGTGGCCTGCGACCTGGACATGGTGGCCCTGCTAGAGCATTATGACCATGTGCCAGGTGACCCTGAGTTCACGCAGCTGTCCCATGCTGTTCTGCTGGAGCTGGTCATCGACAG gctcctgctgctgcttcagAGCTGCACGAGCTACCTGGAGAACCTTGGTTCGGAGCAGACAATGCCCCCTACCCGGGCTGTGGGGCCCTGCATGTCTGTGGGGCTCACGGTGCGGCGCTTCTGGAACAGCCTGCTGAGGCTGGGTGTGATCTACCAGCAGGCAGCCCCCCAG AAAAGGGTAAACCAAGGGGAGAACCTCACCTCCAAGCCCACAGCCAAGGgcgagccagccaggagccctgaatTTGTGACTGCCAAGTTCCTGAAGCCCCCCTCCCCGACGCCAGGCTTGCCCCAGACCTGCCAAGAGCTGGACAGCCTCCCCGTCAGAGTCTCCCTGCAGTGTCCAGCCAGGACTGCCAAGAACAGTAGGAGCGTTCACTCCCAGACGGTGGAGACGGCCCTGGTGCCCTGCGACGCGTGCACCAGCGTCCAGGGCAGCCTGCGGGAGGTGGGCAAGGTGCTCGTCAGCCTGTGTCAGAGCCAGAACTTGCCCTCGTCCTTAGGCCAGTTCCAGCAGCTGGTGCAGGACAGCATGGGCCTCAGGCCGCTGCCGGCCGCCACCATGGGCCACTGGGCAGCAGAGCAGAGCAAAGACCTGACACGCCTCAGTAAGCACGTGGGGGCCCTCACTCAGCTTATTGGGCCACTTAGGGCCCAGCTGGAGgaggcggaggggcagaaggaaggactGAAGCAGCAGGTGGGCCAGCTGGAGCAGGCACTGCAGCAGGAGCAGGGCGAGCAGCGGCGACAGGCGGACGAGGCCGCGCGGCAGCTGGCAGAGTGCGAGCGCCACAAGCAGCAGCTGCGCACAG AAACACATGACCTGAAGACGAAGGTGGCCACCCTAGAGGGGGAGCTGAAGCAGAAACAGGAGTCCATGCAGGCCGTGG AGACAAAGGCCCGGCAGCTTCAAGAGGAGGCCGAGCGCGGGGCGGAGGCCGAGAGGCAGGTGCGGCAGCTGGAGGAGCAGGTGCAGCTGCTGACAGGGCAGCTGGACGGGGCCAGCCAGCAGATCCGCTGggccagcacagagctggacaagGAGAAGGCCCGCGTTGACAGCATGGTCCGCCACCAGGAG TCCCTGCAGTCCAAACAGCGAGCCCTGCTGCAGCAGCTGGACAGGCTGGACCAGGAGCATGAGGAGCTGCGGGGCAGCCTGGACGAGGCCGAGGCCCAACGGGCCGAGGTGGAAGAGCAGCTGCAGAGTGTTCAGAGCGAGAGGAAGCAGGGGCAGagccagctcctggcccagcag GAGCTGCTGCAGAGCCTGCAACGGGAGAAGCAAGGCCTGGAGCAGGCCACGACGGATCTGCAGCTGACCATATCGGAGCTGGAACGCGAGCTCGTGGAGCTAAGGGAGCGGGAGCGGCTGCTGGTGGCCTTCCCGGACCTGCACAGACCCATCGAGGCCCAGATCCCAA AGGCAGCCCTGGCAGGGCGAGGTAACAGAGACTATGTCCCTGCAGGCTCCGGCAATGTTACAGACGACATGGAGAGGCAGGTACAGGCCAACGACATCCGCATCCGGGTCCTGCAGGAGGAGAATGGGCGGCTCCGATCTATGCTGTCCAAAATCCGGGAGGCAGCCCAACAGGGGAGCCTCAAG CTGATCCCGCAGGACCAGCTCTGGGCCCCTCCCAGCAAGGGAATCCAGGGAGCAGTGCCCCTGGCCCAGGCCCAGAACACATCCCCAGG GCCCCGGGGCAGGCGGCACCTGCCTAGCAGCAGGACAGCCAGCGCGGGCAGGACCCTACCATGCCAGCTCCGGGCATCCCCACCTCAGCAGTCCTGCAGTCAGCCGGGCAGGTCCTCCCTGGAGGACATGAcccactcaaccaactgtgctcAGAACCCCATCCGGGCCTTGGCCAGGCTGAGGAGGAGACTGTCACCAGGCCAGGGCCAGGCCAGCCCTGCATACCAGCCCCAGGAGCGGCCCATGTAG